From one Branchiostoma floridae strain S238N-H82 chromosome 3, Bfl_VNyyK, whole genome shotgun sequence genomic stretch:
- the LOC118411553 gene encoding low-density lipoprotein receptor-related protein 8-like, which produces MKVFATFLLFLGVALACDSDEYDCGAGNGYCIPDNWECDGWDDCSDGVDESNCGGTGPQEPDCVLAHQRPCDNGGCVPLNWVCDGMDDCGDNSDEENCPGVDPGPLTPTQCSGTQFECANGHCTYASWVCDGDNDCGDWSDEQSCSGGNPDPGCPSDRFECDNGRCILAHWECDGYDDCSDNSDEDHCPGGGGINPVVNPETPCGGQLKEDAGVITHLNYDNGMDCEWEISVSDGNYVYMEFTSFELESASSSSGTCNYDHVEIYDGLSNDAPLLAKLCGDELPKPIQSTGNRVSVQFKSDVSITKDGFEMRYYAVAIDDGSGEGSGSNVVDARDQDAFIF; this is translated from the exons ATGAAGGTCTTCGCGACATTTTTGCTATTTCTCGGAGTCGCACTTG CGTGTGACAGCGACGAGTACGACTGTGGTGCCGGGAACGGCTACTGTATCCCCGACAACTGGGAGTGCGACGGCTGGGACGACTGCTCAGACGGCGTCGATGAGTCCAACT GCGGAGGTACCGGTCCCCAGGAACCTGACTGCGTTTTGGCCCACCAACGCCCATGTGATAATGGCGGCTGTGTGCCTCTGAACTGGGTATGTGACGGCATGGACGACTGTGGTGACAACAGCGACGAGGAGAACTGCCCAGGCGTCGACCCAG GTCCACTGACCCCAACTCAATGCTCTGGCACCCAGTTCGAGTGTGCGAACGGCCACTGCACCTACGCCTCGTGGGTTTGTGATGGAGACAACGACTGTGGTGATTGGAGTGACGAGCAGAGCTGTTCTGGTGGAA ATCCAGATCCCGGATGCCCCAGTGATCGGTTCGAGTGCGACAATGGCCGCTGTATCCTGGCCCATTGGGAGTGTGACGGCTATGACGACTGCAGCGACAACAGTGACGAAGACCACTGCCCCGGCGGCGGCG GTATCAACCCAGTTGTGAACCCCGAGACACCCTGTGGCGGGCAGCTGAAGGAAGATGCTGGAGTCATCACCCATCTGAACTATGACAACGGCATGGACTGCGAATGGGAGATCTCCGTGTCCGATGGCAACTACGTGTACATGGAGTTCACTTCCTTTGAGCTGGAGTCCGCCAGCTCTAGCAGCGGTACCTGCAA TTATGACCACGTGGAAATCTATGATGGCCTTTCCAATGACGCCCCTCTTCTGGCCAAACTGTGTGGAGATGAGCTGCCCAAGCCGATCCAAAGCACGGGGAACCGCGTGTCCGTCCAGTTTAAGAGTGACGTTAGCATCACTAAGGACGGTTTTGAGATGAGGTACTATGCTGTAGCTATCGATGACGGCTCTGGGGAGGGCAGCGGCTCCAATGTAGTGGACGCACGCGACCAGGACGCCTTCATCTTCTAA
- the LOC118412130 gene encoding bone morphogenetic protein 1-like isoform X1: protein MEFAVVLTFLLLFRAAVGTACNPGEFSCTDGSDCVTTSWLCDGWQDCDDSSDEVQANCDAHPYNCDANQFECPNSGRCIPDVWRCDGDDDCSDNSDEQDCSGTVAPGGTGSNCNHVQEGSDSGTISLTNYQNNMDCLWTISVSAGNAVMLQFTSFSLEEDSLCEYDYVAVYDGPTVSSPLLGKFCGSTPPGPVQSSGNQIVVRFYSDYSGEYDGFEATYTAVTPSA from the exons CCTGTAATCCAGGCGAGTTCTCCTGTACGGACGGGTCAGACTGTGTGACGACCAGCTGGCTGTGTGACGGCTGGCAAGACTGTGACGATAGCTCGGACGAAGTGCAGGCAAACTGCGACG CTCATCCCTACAACTGTGACGCCAACCAGTTTGAGTGCCCGAACAGTGGTCGCTGTATCCCGGATGTGTGGAGATGCGACGGTGATGATGACTGTTCGGACAACAGCGACGAACAGGACTGTTCTGGTACTGTAG CCCCTGGCGGAACAGGAAGCAACTGCAACCACGTGCAGGAGGGATCTGACTCGGGAACCATCTCCCTCACTAACTACCAG AACAACATGGACTGTCTGTGGACAATATCCGTCAGTGCTGGCAACGCCGTTATGCTGCAGTTCACCAGCTTCTCGCTAGAAGAGGACTCTCTGTGCGA GTACGACTACGTAGCTGTCTATGACGGACCGACCGTCTCTTCCCCGCTGCTGGGGAAGTTCTGCGGCTCCACCCCGCCCGGCCCTGTCCAGTCTAGCGGCAACCAGATCGTCGTCCGGTTCTACTCGGACTACAGCGGAGAGTACGACGGTTTTGAAGCCACGTACACCGCTGTGACACCCAGTGCTTAA
- the LOC118412130 gene encoding bone morphogenetic protein 1-like isoform X2, which yields MEFAVVLTFLLLFRAAVACNPGEFSCTDGSDCVTTSWLCDGWQDCDDSSDEVQANCDAHPYNCDANQFECPNSGRCIPDVWRCDGDDDCSDNSDEQDCSGTVAPGGTGSNCNHVQEGSDSGTISLTNYQNNMDCLWTISVSAGNAVMLQFTSFSLEEDSLCEYDYVAVYDGPTVSSPLLGKFCGSTPPGPVQSSGNQIVVRFYSDYSGEYDGFEATYTAVTPSA from the exons CCTGTAATCCAGGCGAGTTCTCCTGTACGGACGGGTCAGACTGTGTGACGACCAGCTGGCTGTGTGACGGCTGGCAAGACTGTGACGATAGCTCGGACGAAGTGCAGGCAAACTGCGACG CTCATCCCTACAACTGTGACGCCAACCAGTTTGAGTGCCCGAACAGTGGTCGCTGTATCCCGGATGTGTGGAGATGCGACGGTGATGATGACTGTTCGGACAACAGCGACGAACAGGACTGTTCTGGTACTGTAG CCCCTGGCGGAACAGGAAGCAACTGCAACCACGTGCAGGAGGGATCTGACTCGGGAACCATCTCCCTCACTAACTACCAG AACAACATGGACTGTCTGTGGACAATATCCGTCAGTGCTGGCAACGCCGTTATGCTGCAGTTCACCAGCTTCTCGCTAGAAGAGGACTCTCTGTGCGA GTACGACTACGTAGCTGTCTATGACGGACCGACCGTCTCTTCCCCGCTGCTGGGGAAGTTCTGCGGCTCCACCCCGCCCGGCCCTGTCCAGTCTAGCGGCAACCAGATCGTCGTCCGGTTCTACTCGGACTACAGCGGAGAGTACGACGGTTTTGAAGCCACGTACACCGCTGTGACACCCAGTGCTTAA